The genomic segment TGATGATGAAACAATTAGTAAACTGGGGCAGtaaatttaattggttttgCCTACTTTAAATGAGCAGTGAAGCATTtagttatcaaaatttttgaatgcAATATGGAAACATATATCCTATACTTTTTATATACCTTATtcaacttataatattttttctgattgTCCAGCTAGCAAAACAAGTATTTGGTGCTTCAAAAGTTGCCGCAACTTCAGGAACCAGAAACTTGGAACTTTTGAAGAGCTTGGGTACTGATTTGGCTATTGACTACAccaaagaaaatattgaagatTTGCCAGAAAAGTTTGATGTCGTCTATGATGCTATTGGTAAGAATTTTCACAAATTGCTTCTTGTTGGTGGGCAACAGCTTTACTTCTATTGGCAAGAGATTCTCAAAGTACTTGAGTTTTGAGTTTTCCCCTTGTTCTCTCTGGTTTTCTGTTAACTAGCTTGGTCATGAAACtgtaaacaatataacaaatatgagaacGAAGATTATAAGTACTCAAAGAATGAAGAAAGTCATGCCACCatatttcaagattttgaaTATTGAATAAAGTGAATATAGTTGAACCAGTTACGATGTTCCCATTGCTAGAGTTAAcctattatcttattttaaagaCATCAACCTAAATCAGTCCTCAAAATGTATTTGTAATCTCTGTTATACCGCATTAGATTTACTTTTGTTGTTCATCATTATATTAAGGTTTCCTTGTTGCAACAGTTGAttgaatattttccttttattctaaaaaatgaCAGGGCAATGTGATCGAGCAGTAAAGGTAGTGAAAGAAGGGGGTGCTGTGGTGGCCCTAACAGGTGCTGTAACACCTCCAGGCTTCAGATTTGTAGTTACTTCAAATGGAGCTGTTCTGAAAAAATTAAATGCATTTCTAGAGAGTGGAAAGGTAAAGCCTGTAATAGACCCCAAGGGGCCATTTCCTTTCAGCCAGGTTATTGAGGCTTTCTCTTACATTGAAACGAACAGAGCTACTGGAAAGGTGGTTATATACCCAATTCCTTAAAATGTcagataagaaaaaaaactcGGCCATTTTGTAATGTATATTATCCCTCATTCGAAGAGTAGAAATCTGTAAGGATAGTGTACAACATATATGAGGTTCATCAGTGTTCATCATCTTCCTTCTTTACTGTGGGAAATAGTTTACAGTTACTAGTTACCTTTTGTAATTGACTATGCTATTTTAGAACCTCGAAGAACAAATGGATGCACATACTTTCCAGTTGAGGGATGTAAAATTACTCTAACCTTCATGTTCTAGGAAATTAGCAAGGAATCAACTATCAGTTATGTGGTGAAAGGCCTATGGTTCCCCTAAATCAATGTTCCCATGTGCAGCATCTTCAGCTGAAATCATGGAGAATTGTCTAAGTTTAGAATTATGTGGTTTGCTCCAGATTGTTGCATTTACAAATGAGCAATAGTAAAACTTGCTTTCTGCTAATCTGAAGTCAGAAAGGCTTCATGTTTTGTTTGCATTCTGGAGTGTGCAGTACATGTCTCACATAAACTCAAAATCTTACCGAGTTTGGCTTCTGGGAACAGTGCCCCTGGAACTTCCTGGTTGGTAGTTTTGCAATACCACAgtattcttcttcctctttacgCCTGAATGAAAATTGTTTCGCCAGCAAATAGTAAGTGAAAAATCTGGGGAAATTGCTAATAATGCATAAATTGCAACACATTCAAGATTTGTGGTCTCACATGTATGCATCACAGGGATAACCATGGTCCAAATACCTTTGGTTTGTGGTCCAATTATGCATTTCTGGTCCCCTGACGGAGTCAGTCAGGGACTTTCTGTGGATTTTGCTGATGAagccactttcatatacaaaaatattataagcaTTTATGGTAATTAACTGGCCTGCAAACTTTGGCACAAAAGATTTGGGTTGTCGAAACTAGTAATGGTAACTAATTTTAGAAGAGGGGTGGCGAGAAACTATCACAAAAATTGTGAGGGCATTTAAAGGTTGTAATTGTAAGCATTGAAGATGTGAAtgtaacaaatttattattgatttttgtgGTAAAGGTTGCCTCTAAAATACTATGATTCATTTCTCTGAATCCTTTATAACTCAAAATACAAGCTTTTGgcttaatgaaataataaaactatacatgtttattttgagtacataaataaatgcGGTTATAatgtgtgttatcatataattggatgattttgaattaatatatgtatactcaaaataaatacatataatattattctaatggAAAATGACAATTGCTTTAGGATCACAACAAAGGGTTAGTCACTGGTTATATGTCATGCGtaagaaatcaagaaaatccAGGCAGTCGTACAAAGTTGTGGGCACTATTCCACTGATAAATCACCACCATGGCGGACATGGCAGGAGAACAATGACACCATATGTCATCTAAGTCACATGCATCCTCCCGATTAGGCGAAAGGgataaataaagattaaagaggAGCCCATTGAATAAAGAGAATATTAGGAAAAGGCACTTGAATGTTGATGTCaatgtcaaaaaaaatttaactcacTTTCAGGTAACCCTTGACATCTTTCACattaaaatctaattatttgaATGGCCATTGAAAAGCAACTTTACTATTTTCCACAGCTTTAACACAGTACACATTTGATAGTTTACTGGGTTGCTCAGTTAGCTCGACGTTGAAGGCCAGTAAAAGCCAGCAAAGAAGACAGGTAGTCAGGATCGATGAGGCCGTGAGTGAATAAGGTgaaaaaaacaatgaaacagCTTGTGTGCCATCTGTGCTGATAGCTACGCACAAGCAATAAGCCAAATTTAGaattgaaaaggccaaaggactatgtcccaccaaAGTATGCTGCATTCCCGTttccccctttaactttgataatttcAAATACCCATCCAttagcagttaaaattaacggaactctaacttcttaaaattttatctctttttgcctccctaaactttaaaaactaaaagtttcttctaacctaagttttaaaaaatgacagtttccccctagggtttcgtttcgAGATCTCCGGTGCCATCTCCGACTCCATTGCTGGCACGTGCTTTCCTAAATCCATTTCACCGGGGTCGAGTGTTCTTTGCATGTCCTGAAGCTTCCCCTTCCTTTGACAGCctctctccacccatttagACCCCTGATCGGCGTCGGAGGAGTCGtagaagacgaagaacttcttCGAGAGAGACGAAGTTTTTCGTCCtctcagacgaagacgaagctgtCATCTTCGTATGAGAAGACGAAGACGATtatcttcccaaaagaagacctTTAGGAAGACGactgtcttcccagacgaagacgacctTGGTCTTCGTTTGGGCTTCGTCTTCCCCAACGAAGCTCTTCGCCTTTCCCAACGAAGCTCTTCGCCTTTCATGGATCTTTCAACACCAATTggacgtccaaatgggaggagagagagtaagctttgggagggagagatcgCCAGCAATGGCACCGGAGATGACGTTGGAGATCTCGAAACGAAACCTTAGGgcgaaattgtcattttttaaaacttaggctagaggaaacttttagtttttaaagttttggggGGCagaaagagattatattttagtttatttttaatattatagaaaaaaaatgataattttacctttattatcattaattttaattactaatgggtgggtatttgagattatcaaagttaaagagaCGAAACTTGGGAATgcagcataccttaggtgggaaatagtcctttggccaattgaAAATATACTGAATGATTCAGTGCAAAATAAACAGCAGTTTTAGGAGGCaaatgagttgttattttcacAAGGTTCACgaattaaaagggaaaaataaaaagaatgtcCAATTTAATAGAGTAGAGAAAGGTGAGTGGTCGACAGGATTTCCACTTACAAGACGAGGATGATGCCAGGAGATCTATCTACCCAAGGGACATTGCCATAAATAATTGAGGTAGTATTCTTGTAGCTAGCTCTacaggataaaaaaaaattaagcatgCCCCAGGTGAAACTACCCAAAACTAAACAAAGAGTTAAAAAATCCCAGGGCCTTCCAAAGAGAGGAGAGCTAGTTGAGAACTCTCTGCCAGTGAAACTAAAGATGGTGGCAAGGAATGAGTATAAGAAAGGGCTATGGACAGAGGAGGAGGACAAGATTCTGCTTGAACACATAAGGCTGCATGGAAGAGGGCACTGGAATCGCATCCCTAAGCTGACTGGTAAGGAGTGTCAAGAAATGTCACATTTAATAAAGTTATGAACTTGAACTGTGTATGTTATTTAAAGTGCTGTACTATATGGAAGATATATAATCTctggtttattttttttgttgatggATATGTTACATGGGGAGAAGGTTTGAGGAGGTGTGGGAAGAGCTGCAGGTTAAGGTGGTTGAACTATCTGAGCCCCAATGTGAAACATGGAGATTTctctgaagaagaagaagacctCATTATAAGACTCCATAAGCTCCTTGGAAATAGGTTTGTTCTTTTCCTCCTTTGTTCATCCaaagtaaataaattacaaGTTTATTGTGTAGCATTACAGTCTAAAATAAGCTGTTTACCGATTAATAATGCTGTTCAGGTGGTCTCTGATCGCCGGGCGGGTGCCGGGACGAACAGATAATCAAGTAAAGAACCACTGGAACACTCACCTCCGCAAGAAACTTGGCATCAAAAAGCAAGTGAGCTCCTCGAAAACAGAGTCGTTCCAGACAGAAGACACCCACAAAATTGAACATATGCAAAACACTGCTGAAATCGTGGAGAATCAAGATTCTACTGAGGCATCTAACTGGGAACCGGAAATGATGAACAACAACTGCTATAAAGAATCGCTGTTGTTTCCTACTGAGTTCTACTTAAATCTTTACAGCCCATGTTTTATGGAATTTCTAGATGAAAACCCTCttgatcaattttttcaaaacaactAGAACTAGTTTCTTTCCAGGAACAAACTGGTTAttgtcattaattaatttaatctgaTGGGTATTAGCATTTTATTTTTGTGGTTAGCATTACATATTGTTAAATTATCCTCATGGTCGCTTTCAACTATAAATAAAGACTATAAAAGTATTTCACATGCATCCTAAATTAGTCTGTATTTGGGTATTGTTTCCATTCACGTGAAACCTCAAATAATTTAAGCCAGAGTGAGACTCCAAATTTGTATTATCGTTTTCAAGGGTGGGCTGGTCAGTAACCTAGTTTCTTGATAAGAGAACTAGAAAGATGCTTGGATTTGTAAAGACCAATGCGGAAACCAGAACGTGTGTAATGAAATTCCCAAGACAGAGTACTCAATCAATGACCAGACACCCTGGTGGAATAGTTTGAATtacaaataacaaattttagtgtataaaagaatataaaattaagttttttttaatgatatattaagataaaatttatttatctgatTCAATAGTTATGAATTGATTAATgaacactaaatttattttgcTCTGTTAACGCTGGCGAAAATTTTCTTACTTTCCAGTCggcaaattattaaaaacagtACAAGCAGGTAAAGACTAgaggaagcagccatgccaagaTTTTATGTTGTCGCGAGAAGAGTATCATTAAATGGCCTTTGCTTTGCATTAAATGTCAATGactcaaattcattattttttgaaagCCACCTCTCCTGCTTTGCAGAGAGAATGTGCccttttgcttcttcttcttttcattttctcatgTTTCAATGGGCAAATTCATCTCTTGCTGCtgcttttaattttcttattttccagTCGGCAAATTCATTTAATATCACCTTTACAACATGAATTTACACCAAATTATAAACCTTcctaaagtgaaaaaaaagaaatttgccttgtgagaaatttaaaaatattggttcCCGTCAGGGACCAAACCCTATCTGGAACCGACCATCTCAgctctaaataaaaatttattataaaaaggttTAGTTCCAATTCttattttcaagaattgattgattttggttTCGATTTCTATTTTCAAGAATAGACGGATTCCGATTCCAAGTCTTGTTCcttagtttttaattaaatattaagaacCGCTCACCCCTAAGTTTTACCACCCAACAACGGCTTACAAACATACATgtagcaaaataaataaataaataaatccaatgGGATGGAAACATGGAGAATGAAGACGTAACAGAGGTTTTTGGCACCATGTATTATACGGATTGTAATTGCGCCTTCAAacatttaatttccttttcttgGGACTGAAAAGGAATCTGCGAAGCAATGCGTGACACAATGTTATTATGAACTAACTTTGCATACACTCTAATTTGGCCAAAGAACCATTTTCCACACAAGGTttaatgtaaagacaaatatacatttataggattttaaaaatttaaatactcatctataaaataatttttgttaaaattttttattaaagataaaggtaaaattgttattttatcactaaaccttaaaaatttatattatttctctccattagtttaaaaaaactaacaatttctctcataattaaatttttaaaaatttacttttttccctaaaattttttcttccttttctgaTGACCAGATGTTGTTCTCACCATCGATCGACCTTTCCACCATCTTTTTATCTCACTATCGATCTTTCCAC from the Mangifera indica cultivar Alphonso unplaced genomic scaffold, CATAS_Mindica_2.1 Un_0074, whole genome shotgun sequence genome contains:
- the LOC123207372 gene encoding transcription factor WER-like, translating into MPQVKLPKTKQRVKKSQGLPKRGELVENSLPVKLKMVARNEYKKGLWTEEEDKILLEHIRLHGRGHWNRIPKLTGLRRCGKSCRLRWLNYLSPNVKHGDFSEEEEDLIIRLHKLLGNRWSLIAGRVPGRTDNQVKNHWNTHLRKKLGIKKQVSSSKTESFQTEDTHKIEHMQNTAEIVENQDSTEASNWEPEMMNNNCYKESLLFPTEFYLNLYSPCFMEFLDENPLDQFFQNN